One Primulina huaijiensis isolate GDHJ02 chromosome 8, ASM1229523v2, whole genome shotgun sequence genomic region harbors:
- the LOC140982804 gene encoding dihydrolipoyllysine-residue acetyltransferase component 1 of pyruvate dehydrogenase complex, mitochondrial-like isoform X1 — protein sequence MALSRLRNPAIFRAPSLFRARFISFSSAHPSLNRCRGLNQGIDAETTCLRTSFSVGDRVHYMPSGLKLQLGVRYYSSSEVPDHIVLQMPALSPTMSQGNIAKWRKKEGDKIEVGDVICEIETDKATLEFESLEEGFLAKILVPEGAKDVPVGQPIAITVEDPDAMGNIPATVSGSEVQDKTSSEQNLTPGDNTQQSSSADISPSELPPHIVLEMPALSPTMNQGNIAKWRKKEGDKIEVGDVICEIETDKATLEFESLEEGFLAKILVAEGSKDVAVGQPIAVTVEDPNDIEAVKTSVNGGSSVRDEKPVQKSTSKDIKMEKTSFNRISPAAKILIAEHGLDTALIAASGPRGTLLKGDVLAAMKSGKGSTKISESQKSSPSPTTQPQTSSSTSVGLKSVVQQTDAHKDLPNSQIRKVIATRLLESKQSTPHLYLSTDVILDPLLSFRKELKAKYDVKVSVNDIVIKAVAVALKNVPEANAYWDAGKGEIILRDSVDISIAVATEKGLMTPILRNADQKSISSISSEVKELAEKARTGKLKPNEFQGGTFSISNLGMFPVDHFCAIINPPQAGILAVGRGNQVVEPVIGDDGTEKPAVLTKMNATLSADHRVFDGKVGGTFMMALRSNFSDIRRLLL from the exons ATGGCATTATCCAGGCTTAGAAATCCGGCGATCTTCCGAGCTCCTTCTCTCTTCAGGGCACGTTTTATCTCCTTTTCCTCCGCTCATCCATCGCTCAATCG ATGTAGGGGGTTAAATCAAGGTATTGATGCTGAGACCACTTGCTTGAG GACATCTTTTTCAGTGGGCGACAGGGTTCATTATATGCCTTCTGGCCTTAAG CTACAACTTGGTGTCAGATATTATTCATCATCAG AGGTTCCTGATCATATTGTGCTTCAGATGCCAGCTTTGTCGCCTACAATG AGCCAAGGTAACATCGCAAAGTGGAGGAAGAAAGAGGGAGATAAG ATAGAAGTGGGTGATGTGATTTGTGAAATAGAAACAGACAAAGCTACCCTGGAGTTTGAAAGTCTTGAAGAAGG GTTTCTGGCTAAGATCCTGGTTCCTGAGGGCGCAAAGGATGTTCCAGTGGGTCAACCTATAGCAATTact GTTGAGGATCCAGATGCTATGGGGAATATTCCCGCAACTGTTAGTGGGTCAGAAGTTCAAGATAAAACATCTAGTGAACAAAATTTGACTCCTGGAGACAACACACAACAATCGAGCTCTGCTGACATCAGCCCTTCTGAACTTCCTCCTCACATTGTGCTTGAAATGCCAGCATTGTCACCAACCATG AACCAGGGAAATATTGCAAAATGGAGGAAAAAAGAAGGTGATAAG ATCGAGGTTGGCGATGTTATTTGTGAAATAGAAACAGACAAAGCAACCCTTGAATTTGAAAGTCTTGAAGAAGG GTTCCTGGCCAAAATATTGGTTGCAGAAGGGTCAAAAGATGTTGCTGTGGGCCAGCCTATTGCAGTAACT GTTGAGGATCCAAATGATATTGAAGCTGTAAAGACATCTGTTAATGGTGGTTCGAGTGTCAGAGATGAAAAGCCTGTTCAAAAAAGCACTTCAAAGGACATCAAAATGGAGAAAACAAGTTTTAATCGGATTAGTCCTGCTGCAAAGATACTAATTGCAGAGCACGGACTGGATACAGCTTTAATAGCAGCATCTGGTCCTCGTGGTACTTTGTTGAAGGGTGACGTTTTGGCTGCAATGAAATCTGGCAAAGGATCTACcaaaatctctgaatctcagaAGAGTTCTCCATCACCTACAACCCAACCTCAAACTTCTTCCTCCACATCAGTAGGATTAAAATCCGTTGTACAGCAGACAGATGCTCATAAAGATCTTCCGAATAGTCAAATTCGCAAG GTGATAGCAACACGTTTATTGGAATCTAAACAATCCACGCCCCATTTATATTTATCAACAG ATGTTATTCTGGATCCTCTTCTCTCCTTCAGAAAGGAGCTTAAAG CAAAATATGATGTTAAAGTCTCAGTGAATGATATTGTCATCAAAGCGGTTGCAGTTGCATTGAAAAATGTACCAGAAGCAAATG CTTACTGGGATGCTGGGAAAGGTGAAATAATTTTACGTGACTCAGTTGATATTTCCATTGCAGTAGCAACAGAGAAG GGCTTGATGACTCCAATCCTTAGAAATGCTGATCAAAAGTCTATATCATCCATTTCCTCAGAG GTCAAAGAACTTGCTGAAAAAGCAAGAACGGGAAAGCTTAAGCCCAATGAGTTTCAAGGTGGCACATTCAG CATCTCAAATTTGGGGATGTTTCCTGTAGATCACTTTTGTGCTATCATAAATCCTCCACAG GCTGGCATTCTTGCTGTTGGTAGGGGCAATCAAGTTGTTGAACCGGTTATTGGAGATGATG GAACTGAGAAGCCTGCTGTTCTGACAAAAATGAATGCAACATTGTCTGCTGATCATCGTGTTTTTGATGGAAAAGTTGGAG GCACCTTCATGATGGCACTACGATCAAATTTCAGCGATATTAGAAGACTTCTTTTGTGA
- the LOC140982804 gene encoding dihydrolipoyllysine-residue acetyltransferase component 1 of pyruvate dehydrogenase complex, mitochondrial-like isoform X2 — translation MPSGLKLQLGVRYYSSSEVPDHIVLQMPALSPTMSQGNIAKWRKKEGDKIEVGDVICEIETDKATLEFESLEEGFLAKILVPEGAKDVPVGQPIAITVEDPDAMGNIPATVSGSEVQDKTSSEQNLTPGDNTQQSSSADISPSELPPHIVLEMPALSPTMNQGNIAKWRKKEGDKIEVGDVICEIETDKATLEFESLEEGFLAKILVAEGSKDVAVGQPIAVTVEDPNDIEAVKTSVNGGSSVRDEKPVQKSTSKDIKMEKTSFNRISPAAKILIAEHGLDTALIAASGPRGTLLKGDVLAAMKSGKGSTKISESQKSSPSPTTQPQTSSSTSVGLKSVVQQTDAHKDLPNSQIRKVIATRLLESKQSTPHLYLSTDVILDPLLSFRKELKAKYDVKVSVNDIVIKAVAVALKNVPEANAYWDAGKGEIILRDSVDISIAVATEKGLMTPILRNADQKSISSISSEVKELAEKARTGKLKPNEFQGGTFSISNLGMFPVDHFCAIINPPQAGILAVGRGNQVVEPVIGDDGTEKPAVLTKMNATLSADHRVFDGKVGGTFMMALRSNFSDIRRLLL, via the exons ATGCCTTCTGGCCTTAAG CTACAACTTGGTGTCAGATATTATTCATCATCAG AGGTTCCTGATCATATTGTGCTTCAGATGCCAGCTTTGTCGCCTACAATG AGCCAAGGTAACATCGCAAAGTGGAGGAAGAAAGAGGGAGATAAG ATAGAAGTGGGTGATGTGATTTGTGAAATAGAAACAGACAAAGCTACCCTGGAGTTTGAAAGTCTTGAAGAAGG GTTTCTGGCTAAGATCCTGGTTCCTGAGGGCGCAAAGGATGTTCCAGTGGGTCAACCTATAGCAATTact GTTGAGGATCCAGATGCTATGGGGAATATTCCCGCAACTGTTAGTGGGTCAGAAGTTCAAGATAAAACATCTAGTGAACAAAATTTGACTCCTGGAGACAACACACAACAATCGAGCTCTGCTGACATCAGCCCTTCTGAACTTCCTCCTCACATTGTGCTTGAAATGCCAGCATTGTCACCAACCATG AACCAGGGAAATATTGCAAAATGGAGGAAAAAAGAAGGTGATAAG ATCGAGGTTGGCGATGTTATTTGTGAAATAGAAACAGACAAAGCAACCCTTGAATTTGAAAGTCTTGAAGAAGG GTTCCTGGCCAAAATATTGGTTGCAGAAGGGTCAAAAGATGTTGCTGTGGGCCAGCCTATTGCAGTAACT GTTGAGGATCCAAATGATATTGAAGCTGTAAAGACATCTGTTAATGGTGGTTCGAGTGTCAGAGATGAAAAGCCTGTTCAAAAAAGCACTTCAAAGGACATCAAAATGGAGAAAACAAGTTTTAATCGGATTAGTCCTGCTGCAAAGATACTAATTGCAGAGCACGGACTGGATACAGCTTTAATAGCAGCATCTGGTCCTCGTGGTACTTTGTTGAAGGGTGACGTTTTGGCTGCAATGAAATCTGGCAAAGGATCTACcaaaatctctgaatctcagaAGAGTTCTCCATCACCTACAACCCAACCTCAAACTTCTTCCTCCACATCAGTAGGATTAAAATCCGTTGTACAGCAGACAGATGCTCATAAAGATCTTCCGAATAGTCAAATTCGCAAG GTGATAGCAACACGTTTATTGGAATCTAAACAATCCACGCCCCATTTATATTTATCAACAG ATGTTATTCTGGATCCTCTTCTCTCCTTCAGAAAGGAGCTTAAAG CAAAATATGATGTTAAAGTCTCAGTGAATGATATTGTCATCAAAGCGGTTGCAGTTGCATTGAAAAATGTACCAGAAGCAAATG CTTACTGGGATGCTGGGAAAGGTGAAATAATTTTACGTGACTCAGTTGATATTTCCATTGCAGTAGCAACAGAGAAG GGCTTGATGACTCCAATCCTTAGAAATGCTGATCAAAAGTCTATATCATCCATTTCCTCAGAG GTCAAAGAACTTGCTGAAAAAGCAAGAACGGGAAAGCTTAAGCCCAATGAGTTTCAAGGTGGCACATTCAG CATCTCAAATTTGGGGATGTTTCCTGTAGATCACTTTTGTGCTATCATAAATCCTCCACAG GCTGGCATTCTTGCTGTTGGTAGGGGCAATCAAGTTGTTGAACCGGTTATTGGAGATGATG GAACTGAGAAGCCTGCTGTTCTGACAAAAATGAATGCAACATTGTCTGCTGATCATCGTGTTTTTGATGGAAAAGTTGGAG GCACCTTCATGATGGCACTACGATCAAATTTCAGCGATATTAGAAGACTTCTTTTGTGA